catacacacacacacacacacacacatatatatatgtatatatatgtatatatataaatatatgtatatatatattaatacacacaaacatacacacacatatatatgtatatgcgtgtatatgtatgtatatttgtgtatatatatgtatacacacacacacacacacacatatatacatacatgtatatatatgtatatatacatatatatacacacaaatatatacacacacacacacgcacatgttattatatatgtatacatacatacacacacacacacacaaacaaacacacacacacacacacacacacgtgtgtatatatgtatgtatatatatatatatatatatatatatatatatatatatatatatatatatatatatatatgtgtgtgtgtgtgtgtgtgtgtgtgtgtgtgtgtatacacacacacacacacacacacacacacacacacacatatatatatatatatgtatatatatatacatatatatatatatatgtatatatatatatatatatatatatatatatatatatatacacacacagaaagagagagaaagaaagcgaagatgGACCCATGATATAAAGTGTTATCACACGGGAATCTTCCAGGTGTCAGCACACAACATGGGAAGAAACCAATGGCCTAATGTAGCATGGACTTACAGCGCTTTATAGCATTCCCAGTGCAAAACGCGCATCATCTACTTTTCACATCCTAATTATAAAACACTCACAGACATGCCTTTACCACCAAGCCACAGGATAAACTATTTCGAAAGTTACAGCTCAGGAGGACCTCTTAAAATCTACGTTCAAAATGAGTGCGCCGAAGCTGGCAACCCCAGGGAAGTCCCGTCGATTACGGCCGAGAAAACGCGCTTATCTTCCTTCATTCGCCTCGCCTCTTCTTGGACATGAACAGGTAGATATTGTCCTTCTCTTTGTGGACTCAGATATCttctgaaatatatttttcatggGTTGTAAAATGATAGTCTCCAGTTTTCATCACTGAGCAGAACGTAATCGTCTGTAATTTATTGGTTGTAACCAATAGATTACAGATGATAATTTCTTACCACTTTAAGTCTTCCTCACATTGATTCGGCTTTGGGTCACGAATTCCCTTGCGAGAACGACTGAGACGACGCCTTCTTTAAAAGGCACCGTCGCCGGTTTGGGCAGCGGGACACCGTGGTAGACGCCCTTCCTAACGTTAGAACGTGGGCAGGATCCAACCCACTCACTCTGAGCCCCTCCGGTACCCAGCCGCGTACACAACGACTCTTCAAGTCTTCCTAGCATGCACTGTAACTGTCTTGACTCACAGGCTGATCGGGATCCTGAGCGTGGCCTTGGCGCTGGCCGTCGGGGGGAGCAGGGCCCAGTGCCCGCCGCCGGAGACTCTGGGGCCCTGCGAGTGCCACGTGGATGGCAAAGGACTCCCGGCACTCGTGTGCCGCAACGTGGCCGGCTGGCAAGAAGTGGGGGACGTTATCAATGACGGGGTGAGTCTTGGCGAAAAAGGaaaccaaagaaaagggaaataaaagagaaagaaggaaagagcgaaaaaACCTAACTGCATATGCTTGTGTTTCTGtacgcacactcacaccctcTGTGCCTTTGTCCCTGAACCGCAGTCTTGTTCCAGCTTCCCCACCTGAGCAGCATGGACATCGTGGCGTCTCCGGGCATCACTGACCTCCCGTCCCTCGCCTTCGCTGACACCCTCATCGACGCCATTCGCTTCTACGATACAGGTTGAGATGCACTTTTCTAAAGATAGCTGCTTATTACCTTTGAATGCCTTCCCCTCGTCGCAtcacacaaaaaatagaaaataaagaaatatatgtacatagaatgGAGCACTGCCACAATagaatcgaaatatatatattcttttcgtttttgtttgagctctgtttcattttatttggGCAAACACGTTATGCTTTGTGTttctggtcatatatatatatatatatatatatatatatataaatatatatatatatatatttacatatgtatatacatacatatatatatatatatatatatatatatatatatagagagagagagagagagagagagaaagagagtgagagagagaaaaaaaacggtcaaacagacagacagacaaacagacagacaaacagacagacagacagataggcagacagagagagagagaaacggagaaacaaacagacagacagacagacagacagacagagagagagagagagagagagagagagagagagagagagcgagagagagcgagagagagagagagagagagagagagagagagagagagagagagagagagagagagagagagaaagagagagagagagagagcgaaggatgaATAAGACGCACACAAAGGGTAGACTATACAGACGGCCCATTGACAGGTTTGCTGTACTTGAACAAAAACACCTTCAGCGATGTCACTGCAGCTGCCCTCAAGAGTCTGTACATCAAGCACAACTCGGAATTCTACTCCTTCGAAAACGACGTGgtaagataagatagatatagcCAGGCAAgataatcatatgtgtgtatatatatatatacacatatatatatatatatatatatatatatatatatatatatatgtgtgtgtgtgtgtgtgtgtgtgtgtgtgtgtgtgtgggtgtgtgtgtgtgtgtgtgtgtgtgggtgtgtgtgtatgaatatatatatatatatatatatatatatatatatatatgtatatacatatgtatatatatataaatatatatatgtatatatataaatatgtatatatatatgtatatatatatttatatatatatatatgcatgtatatgtataaatatatatatatatatatttatatatatatatgcatgtatatataaatatatatatatatatatatatatatatatatatatatatatagtatatgtttgtatgtatatatatatatatatatatatatatagtatatgtttgtatgtatatatataaatatatatatatatatatatatatatatatatatatatatagtatatgtgtgtgtatatctatctatctatctatctatctatctatctatctatatatatatgtgtgtgtgtgtatgtgtatgtgtgtaagtatatatgatagaaaatatttgaaaaaatcaacctattttttattgataacaTGCCATATGTTTCACAAAGTGAATAATAGATTTTTGGAATATTCACAaacttctttgtttgtctttaccGTTGCGTTTTATCTTTCTGTTACGGTTGTATTCCTACATCCTCTTGCCATGACGTAAGAATAATGTTTCACAAAGACCGTCCCATGCAGGCTGCTAACCTCCCGGCACTGGAGGCCCTGTACGTGTCCTACAACTCGCTAGGCAGTCTGAGCGGTGCCATGGCAGAGACGGCAGTGCCATATATCGATCTCAGTCACAATGGCATTAAATCGGTAAGTCCTTTTGTGAAATGAGGAGTACGATTCAGAGCGATGTGTTGAGTAAAAGGATTGGAtataacgcttttttttttttttttttttttttttttttttttttttttttttagttcatgtttctttactttatttatcaCTCTAGCCTTGGTAACTTTTGCCTATACTGATTCGAATAATCTAGCTCAGTCATGAATCGGAAAATAACATTGTATTTTTCTCCCGAAATACTGTACGGCGGATACTTCTTCCTTATGTAAAACCTGCGAGTTGTCTTATTACTTTTCCACGACAAGATGAAtattaaagagaaggaaaaaacaaattctTTCAGATCTCTGCCAATTACTTTGCCTCGTGCACGGCGCTGAAGGTCCTCCTGCTGCCTTTCAATGAGTTCACGACCTCTGACCTCGGCCCGGGCTCCCTCACCATCAACGGCGACCCTGACGACCTCTACGTTGACCTCGCTTGGAACAGCCTGACCGAGGGTGTCCAGCCCTCCGCGTTTGGAGGTGAGATCTGTAAActtataaattataaatcatggaagaaaacatagaaaataaaGCTTTGAAGACGTGACTGAGGAAAAGGGACATTTACATGGAGGgaatttcttcttttgttccttgCTCGTGCGTTTAAAAGTGCCCTGCGATCAGCCCTTTCCCTCTCGCAGGACGGCCACCCAAAGAGCTTCTGCTGAGCCACAACGGAATCGCGACCTTGAGTGAAAGTGTCTTCGGCCAGCTCCTCACCGACATGGAGGCCGCCTATGGTTCTGACGCCTACATTCTTCTTGACCGTGAGCTGATTTTGAAACCTCTTcaaacttcttttctttttttcatttctattatattgctattagtattatcattacaactattagcattaacattatttacgTTATAACcttactgatgttatcattacgCTCATTTTAGTTCatgtttctttactttatttatcaCTCTAGCCTTGGTAACTTTTGCCTATAATGATTTACGATCCAAAGTACTTTATCAGTTAAACATCATCGGTATTACATATCCCCAAGCACTTATTTGCACGCACACGGACTCACATCACCTTTGTAACATTGTCTCTCATTACACAGTCTCTTTATTTCCACTGTGCATATCTTCTCTCGACAGCACATTTGGCCCAGCTATTGCTACCAGTACCCCTATACCTCTTTACAATTCGTTACCCTACTATATATGGTTATTCTTTTTTACCAAATAAAACAGGTTTTCACATTAAATCTATAGCTTCCATGGACTGGATAAATCCAtgagagatataaatatgaaaaatatattgcgATAACCTTTTTCCATGACATATATACGAAGGATATCGAAGTGAATAAACATGACAAGGAATGACAGCCCGGCACTTAAACATGAATTGATCGACAAgttgaaaataaaacataagtaGACGAgttgaaaataaaacataagtaGACGAgttgaaaataaaacataagtaGACGAGTACTGGATGATAAAACGCCTGCACTTTACGGCATGGCTTTTGATACTTCAGAAATGAAGTTCCTAGTTTATCTTCTTCTTGtggattttaatatttttaataatgatcgCGTTGACGGATATGGCCACAGGTGACCTGAGAAAGTCCCACTGAAAGGCTGTCAGTCGTTATCTTATTTACGGTTTTACATCGAAGGAGATATCGATATTTTTTGGAAGCTATTATTCTTTTAACTGTTACAGTATTGTTTTTGATGTCGTGATTGTGACTGGCATCCTGATtctcacctcatcatcatcatcagcagcattatcaacaatactataacaatcatcaatcatctccatcaccattaccaatatcatcagtGTCACTATTTCGCAACCACTACTTCTAATATCACGGTTACCAATAATACACTCACGATCAGCATACCATCAGCATGATCCCCCTCAATCACATCCATCACCAATCTTTCTATAACAActtaacaacaacaagcaaatgGTAGCAAAGTGGAG
The nucleotide sequence above comes from Penaeus chinensis breed Huanghai No. 1 chromosome 3, ASM1920278v2, whole genome shotgun sequence. Encoded proteins:
- the LOC125044299 gene encoding uncharacterized protein LOC125044299, producing MNRLIGILSVALALAVGGSRAQCPPPETLGPCECHVDGKGLPALVCRNVAGWQEVGDVINDGLPHLSSMDIVASPGITDLPSLAFADTLIDAIRFYDTGLLYLNKNTFSDVTAAALKSLYIKHNSEFYSFENDVAANLPALEALYVSYNSLGSLSGAMAETAVPYIDLSHNGIKSISANYFASCTALKVLLLPFNEFTTSDLGPGSLTINGDPDDLYVDLAWNSLTEGVQPSAFGGRPPKELLLSHNGIATLSESVFGQLLTDMEAAYGSDAYILLDHNQLTCGCDMAWVVDHPGRSFLQQAECEDGRLVSGLTLVDFEHC